In the Candidatus Leptovillus gracilis genome, one interval contains:
- a CDS encoding YfhO family protein: protein SLLVGNLNLGMRLALALGIYATGLTTYLLARDHFSKPAALVTAVAVMYAPYFAFDVYFRGNLAESLAWPLLPLALWGMGRWVRTPQPRWLLLTAVTYAAILLTHNVFALIFSPLLALYGIWEIVNCQWSMVNGQRRKLTIHHWLLTIGNSLLPLLLGLGLSAFFWLPAIAERGLVHSDRLLVPPVFVYWGNFVTLREIFAAPQTVHPDLMNPSPARALGLVPLLLALPALTIGWWRLRPEPRRQVVFFGLATAVYVFLMTAVSDPLWANLPLIEYVQFPWRLLGPAALTLAMLVGASVDALGRRGDGEMGRQGDGEMGRFFLPVSLSPVLPVFFTAALILADLAWLDARFCPGLENPTIADMQAFERDSATIGTTAKGEYLPRTVEYMPDQPATEPFAPLPDTAVLQSATRAPLRLEAAIRASAPFTLTANIFDYPGWRAELDGAAVPDGRAVPITPTPGTGLISIPIPPGDHTLTLHFGSTPLRTAANGASWASLFVLAVIVFRKPYSVFRVP, encoded by the coding sequence GAGCCTGCTGGTGGGCAACCTCAACCTGGGGATGCGGCTGGCGCTGGCGCTGGGCATCTACGCCACCGGCCTGACGACTTATCTGCTGGCCCGCGACCATTTCTCCAAACCGGCGGCACTGGTGACGGCCGTTGCCGTTATGTACGCCCCCTACTTCGCCTTCGATGTTTACTTTCGTGGCAACCTGGCCGAATCGCTGGCCTGGCCGCTGCTGCCCCTGGCGCTCTGGGGCATGGGCCGATGGGTCCGCACCCCCCAACCACGCTGGCTGCTGCTAACGGCCGTTACCTACGCCGCCATCCTCCTCACCCACAACGTCTTTGCCCTGATTTTCAGCCCGCTGCTGGCGCTTTACGGAATCTGGGAAATTGTCAATTGTCAATGGTCAATGGTCAATGGTCAACGGCGAAAATTGACAATTCACCATTGGCTGTTAACCATTGGCAATTCTCTTCTCCCCCTCCTCCTCGGTCTCGGTCTCTCCGCCTTCTTCTGGCTGCCGGCCATCGCCGAACGGGGATTGGTCCACAGCGACCGGCTGCTGGTTCCGCCGGTGTTTGTCTATTGGGGCAACTTCGTCACCCTGCGCGAGATTTTCGCCGCGCCGCAAACCGTCCACCCGGACCTGATGAACCCGTCGCCGGCGCGGGCGCTGGGGCTGGTTCCGCTGCTGCTGGCGCTGCCGGCCCTCACCATCGGCTGGTGGCGGCTGCGTCCAGAGCCGCGCCGCCAGGTTGTCTTTTTTGGCCTGGCAACGGCCGTCTACGTGTTCCTGATGACGGCCGTGTCCGACCCCCTCTGGGCCAACCTGCCGCTGATCGAATACGTGCAGTTCCCCTGGCGCTTGCTCGGCCCGGCCGCCCTGACGCTGGCGATGTTGGTCGGCGCAAGTGTGGACGCTTTGGGGAGACGGGGAGACGGGGAGATGGGGAGACAGGGAGATGGGGAGATGGGGAGATTTTTTCTCCCGGTCTCCTTGTCTCCCGTTCTCCCGGTCTTCTTCACCGCGGCTCTCATCCTGGCCGACCTGGCCTGGCTGGACGCCCGCTTTTGCCCTGGCCTGGAAAACCCGACCATTGCCGATATGCAGGCATTTGAACGCGACAGCGCCACCATCGGCACGACGGCGAAGGGGGAATACCTGCCGCGCACAGTGGAATATATGCCCGACCAACCGGCTACGGAACCATTTGCGCCACTGCCGGACACGGCCGTTCTCCAATCCGCCACCCGCGCTCCTCTCCGCCTGGAAGCGGCCATCCGCGCCAGCGCCCCCTTCACCCTGACGGCCAACATTTTCGATTACCCCGGCTGGCGCGCCGAACTAGACGGCGCGGCCGTCCCGGACGGCCGCGCCGTCCCCATCACCCCCACCCCAGGAACCGGCCTCATCTCCATCCCCATCCCCCCCGGCGACCACACCCTCACCCTCCACTTCGGCTCCACCCCCCTGCGCACCGCCGCCAATGGGGCATCGTGGGCCAGCCTGTTCGTACTCGCCGTCATCGTATTCCGTAAGCCGTATTCCGTATTCCGTGTTCCGTAA